One Spiribacter halobius DNA segment encodes these proteins:
- a CDS encoding adenylosuccinate synthase, with product MGKSVVVVGSQWGDEGKGKIVDLLTDRAGAVVRFQGGHNAGHTLVIEGRKTVLHLIPSGILREHVLCLIGNGVVLSPEALVSEMQALEGTGVPVRERLRISPACPVILPSHVALDQARERARGKAAIGTTGRGIGPAYEDKVARRGVRVEDLFHRERLAAKLGELLDYHNFVLQRFYGEPPQDFQRIQEECLQVAGLLEPMVADVAGLLAERRAAGENLLFEGAQGTLLDIDQGTYPFVTSSNTTAGAAATGSGVGPRELDYVLGITKAYTTRVGAGPFPTELADELGEHLARRGHEFGATTGRPRRCGWFDAVALRRAVQINSISGLCMTKLDVLDELDTLRICVGYRCGGKACDHLPSGAEALAECDPEYIELPGWKCSTLGIQRDEDLPAEARAYLDRIEALCGVPVDIVSTGADRMETIVRRHPFD from the coding sequence ATGGGCAAGAGCGTTGTGGTGGTCGGCTCCCAGTGGGGCGACGAGGGCAAGGGCAAGATCGTCGACCTGCTGACGGACCGCGCCGGGGCGGTGGTGCGCTTCCAGGGCGGCCACAACGCCGGGCATACCCTGGTGATTGAGGGCCGCAAGACGGTGCTCCACCTCATCCCCTCGGGGATCCTTCGCGAGCACGTGCTCTGCCTCATCGGCAACGGGGTGGTGCTCTCCCCCGAGGCGCTGGTGAGCGAGATGCAGGCGCTGGAGGGTACCGGTGTGCCGGTGCGCGAGCGGTTGCGCATCAGCCCGGCCTGCCCGGTGATCCTGCCCTCCCACGTGGCCCTGGACCAGGCCCGGGAGCGCGCCCGCGGCAAGGCCGCCATCGGCACCACCGGCCGCGGCATCGGCCCCGCCTACGAGGACAAGGTCGCCCGGCGCGGCGTGCGCGTGGAGGATCTCTTCCACCGCGAGCGCCTCGCCGCCAAGCTGGGCGAGCTGCTGGACTACCACAACTTCGTGCTGCAGCGCTTCTACGGCGAGCCGCCGCAGGACTTTCAGCGCATCCAGGAGGAGTGCCTGCAGGTGGCGGGCCTGCTCGAGCCGATGGTGGCAGACGTCGCCGGCCTGCTCGCCGAGCGTCGCGCCGCCGGCGAGAACCTGCTGTTCGAGGGTGCCCAGGGTACGCTGCTGGACATCGACCAGGGCACCTATCCCTTCGTCACCTCCTCGAACACCACCGCCGGGGCCGCCGCCACCGGCAGCGGCGTCGGCCCGCGCGAGCTGGACTACGTGCTCGGCATCACCAAGGCCTACACCACGCGGGTCGGGGCAGGCCCGTTCCCCACCGAGCTCGCCGACGAGCTCGGTGAGCACCTGGCCCGCCGGGGCCACGAGTTCGGCGCCACCACCGGCCGCCCGCGCCGCTGCGGCTGGTTCGACGCCGTGGCCCTGCGCCGGGCGGTGCAGATCAACAGCATCTCGGGACTGTGCATGACCAAGCTGGACGTCCTCGACGAGCTGGACACCCTGCGCATCTGTGTCGGCTACCGCTGCGGCGGCAAGGCCTGTGACCACCTCCCGAGCGGCGCCGAGGCCCTGGCCGAGTGCGACCCGGAATACATCGAGCTTCCGGGCTGGAAGTGCTCCACCCTGGGCATCCAGCGGGACGAGGACCTGCCCGCCGAGGCCCGCGCCTATCTTGACCGCATCGAGGCGCTCTGCGGCGTGCCGGTGGACATCGTCTCCACGGGGGCGGATCGGATGGAGACCATCGTGCGCCGGCACCCGTTTGATTGA
- a CDS encoding ATP phosphoribosyltransferase regulatory subunit, with product MSQPYDGRNDPWLLPDAVEELLPPAARGLEQLRQQVLATCERWGYELVMPPAIEYLESLLTGVAHDLDLQTFKLTDQLTGRLMGVRADITPQAARIDAHQLRRDCPVRLCYTGTVLQTRPDGPTGSRNPLQMGAELYGHAGIESDVEIIALMLEILTTAGAQDVHLDLGHVGIFRGLAAEAGLDDEAEIRLWDALQRKATAEIETLLGELEMPEAVRRRLAALPGLAGGVEVLEHANGELAGAAAPVREALQALWSVASALERWLPSVPLHFDLGELRGYRYHTGVVFAAYVPGHSAELARGGRYDDIGRVFGRARPATGFSTDLKALHRLAAAEAAPQPAAIGAPWRGDAALLARVRALRAEGERVIWLLPGHEQEAVAMGCDRVLRADGSGHWRIEPIE from the coding sequence ATGAGCCAACCGTACGACGGCCGCAACGATCCCTGGCTGCTGCCGGACGCCGTGGAAGAGCTGCTGCCACCGGCGGCCCGCGGCCTGGAGCAGCTGCGCCAGCAGGTGCTCGCCACCTGCGAGCGCTGGGGCTACGAGCTGGTGATGCCGCCGGCCATCGAGTATCTCGAGTCCCTGCTCACCGGCGTGGCCCACGATCTGGACCTGCAGACCTTCAAGCTCACCGATCAGCTCACCGGGCGCCTGATGGGCGTGCGCGCGGACATCACGCCCCAGGCCGCGCGCATCGATGCCCATCAGCTGCGGCGCGACTGCCCGGTGCGGCTGTGCTACACGGGCACCGTGCTGCAGACCCGGCCGGACGGTCCCACCGGAAGCCGCAACCCGCTGCAGATGGGCGCCGAGCTCTACGGCCACGCCGGCATCGAGAGCGACGTCGAGATCATCGCGCTGATGCTGGAGATCCTGACCACGGCGGGCGCCCAGGATGTCCACCTCGACCTCGGCCACGTCGGCATATTCCGCGGCCTCGCCGCGGAGGCGGGGCTTGACGACGAGGCCGAGATCCGGCTCTGGGACGCCCTGCAGCGCAAGGCCACGGCCGAGATCGAGACGCTGCTCGGCGAGCTCGAGATGCCCGAGGCGGTGCGCCGGCGGCTCGCGGCGCTGCCGGGCCTTGCCGGCGGCGTCGAGGTGCTGGAGCATGCCAACGGCGAGCTCGCCGGGGCTGCCGCGCCGGTGCGCGAGGCGCTGCAGGCACTCTGGTCGGTGGCCTCGGCGCTGGAGCGCTGGCTGCCGAGCGTGCCGCTGCACTTCGACCTCGGCGAGCTGCGGGGCTATCGCTATCACACCGGCGTGGTGTTCGCCGCCTACGTGCCGGGGCACAGCGCCGAGCTTGCCCGGGGCGGGCGCTATGACGACATCGGCCGTGTCTTCGGGCGGGCCCGCCCGGCCACCGGGTTCAGCACCGACCTGAAGGCGCTGCACCGCCTGGCCGCCGCGGAGGCGGCGCCGCAGCCGGCCGCCATCGGCGCGCCCTGGCGCGGCGACGCGGCCCTGCTGGCGCGCGTGCGCGCCCTGCGGGCCGAGGGCGAGCGCGTGATCTGGCTGCTGCCGGGGCACGAGCAGGAGGCCGTCGCCATGGGCTGCGACCGTGTGCTGCGGGCGGACGGCAGCGGACACTGGCGGATCGAACCGATCGAGTGA
- a CDS encoding DUF2065 domain-containing protein, whose translation MIQDLLTALALLLVIEGILPFLSPRGMRRALFQIVQHNDKTLRTTGLVTMLAGLLLLYLVR comes from the coding sequence ATGATTCAAGATCTGCTGACGGCGCTCGCCCTGCTGCTGGTGATCGAGGGTATCCTGCCGTTCCTGAGCCCGCGGGGGATGCGGCGTGCGCTGTTCCAGATCGTGCAGCACAACGACAAGACCCTGCGCACCACGGGTCTCGTGACCATGCTTGCGGGGCTGCTGCTGCTCTATCTCGTCCGCTGA
- the hflC gene encoding protease modulator HflC, whose translation MNRILSVVGVIVVLVLGGLYFGAFQVHETEKALKFRLGEVVRTDFEPGLYFQIPFVNNVRKVDARVQTLDEEPQRFLTIEQKNVIVDSFVKWRVGDVERYYVTVGADPRRANLRLSEIIQDGLRNEFGRRTVQDVISGDRAEIMNILTEQAGAAGLSLGIQVLDVRIRRVDLPEGVSESVYNRMVSARERVAREFRAEGQEQATRIRAEADRERSVIVAEARREGEMMRGEADARATEIYADAYSGDREFYRFYRSLGAYEQTFSNEDDLLILSPDSEFFRYFDQVETLDQ comes from the coding sequence ATGAATCGAATCCTCTCCGTCGTCGGCGTGATCGTCGTGCTGGTTCTGGGAGGCCTGTACTTCGGTGCCTTCCAGGTGCACGAGACTGAAAAGGCGCTGAAATTCCGGCTGGGCGAGGTGGTGCGCACCGACTTCGAGCCGGGGCTCTACTTCCAGATCCCCTTCGTCAACAACGTCCGCAAGGTGGACGCCCGGGTGCAGACCCTGGACGAGGAGCCCCAGCGCTTCCTCACCATCGAGCAGAAGAACGTGATCGTGGACTCGTTCGTGAAATGGCGGGTTGGCGATGTCGAGCGCTATTACGTCACCGTCGGCGCCGATCCGCGCCGCGCCAACCTGCGGCTCTCGGAGATCATCCAGGACGGGCTGCGCAACGAGTTCGGCAGGCGCACGGTGCAGGACGTGATCTCCGGCGACCGCGCCGAGATCATGAACATCCTCACCGAGCAGGCGGGAGCCGCCGGGCTTTCCCTCGGCATTCAGGTCCTTGACGTGCGCATCCGCCGGGTGGACCTGCCGGAGGGGGTGAGCGAGTCGGTCTACAACCGCATGGTGTCGGCCCGGGAGCGGGTCGCCCGGGAATTCCGGGCCGAGGGCCAGGAGCAGGCCACCCGCATTCGCGCCGAGGCGGATCGCGAGCGCTCGGTGATCGTCGCCGAGGCCCGGCGCGAGGGCGAGATGATGCGTGGTGAGGCCGACGCGAGGGCGACCGAGATCTACGCGGACGCCTACAGCGGCGACCGCGAGTTCTATCGCTTCTACCGCAGCCTGGGCGCCTATGAGCAGACGTTCTCCAACGAGGACGACCTGCTCATTCTCTCGCCGGACTCCGAGTTCTTCCGCTACTTCGACCAGGTCGAAACCCTGGACCAGTGA
- the hflK gene encoding FtsH protease activity modulator HflK codes for MAWNEPGGGNRDPWSGGGGGGRGNQGPPDLDEVIRKLRSRLEGLFGGRGGRRGGDGEQSGGGGGGPGAKGVGVIVGLLVLGWLVSGIHIVDEGTRGVVTRFGDYVRTDQPGPHWHLPYPIESVQTVNVSERRTITVGYDAVAPNQTRPVLSEALMLTEDENIVNVQLAVQYEVGDPAQFLFEFVNPEQTLKEVTESALREIVGKRNMDFVLTEGRAEVANRTRELVEEVMSAYFAGIEVVAVVIQDVQPPEQVQDAFLDAIQAREDRERLINQAEAYRNEVIPQAQGQAAQILEQAQAYQAEVVNRAEGDASRFTQLVAEYRQAPDVTRDRLYLDTMERVLGRSGKVLIDVDSSQPLMYLPLDRMLRSGSSGGEGSGSQGESARAGGSAAGNQSSGGSSTSNSRLRMRETR; via the coding sequence ATGGCGTGGAATGAACCCGGCGGTGGCAACCGCGACCCCTGGAGCGGTGGCGGCGGCGGGGGGCGCGGCAATCAAGGGCCGCCGGACCTGGACGAGGTGATCCGCAAGCTGCGCTCGCGGCTGGAAGGCCTGTTCGGCGGCCGCGGCGGTCGCCGTGGCGGCGATGGCGAGCAGAGTGGCGGTGGTGGCGGCGGCCCTGGGGCCAAGGGGGTCGGCGTCATCGTCGGTCTTCTCGTCCTCGGCTGGCTCGTCTCCGGCATCCACATCGTCGACGAGGGCACGCGTGGCGTGGTGACCCGCTTCGGTGACTACGTCCGCACCGACCAGCCCGGGCCGCACTGGCATCTGCCCTATCCGATCGAGTCGGTGCAGACGGTCAACGTCTCCGAGCGGCGGACCATCACGGTCGGCTACGACGCGGTGGCGCCCAACCAGACACGCCCGGTGCTCTCCGAGGCGCTGATGCTCACCGAGGACGAGAACATCGTGAACGTCCAGCTCGCGGTGCAGTACGAGGTGGGGGATCCGGCGCAGTTCCTGTTCGAGTTCGTCAATCCCGAGCAGACCCTCAAGGAGGTCACCGAGAGCGCCCTGCGCGAGATCGTGGGCAAGCGCAACATGGACTTCGTCCTCACCGAGGGACGGGCCGAGGTGGCCAACCGCACCCGGGAGCTGGTGGAGGAGGTAATGTCCGCCTACTTCGCCGGCATCGAAGTCGTGGCCGTGGTGATCCAGGACGTGCAGCCGCCGGAGCAGGTCCAGGACGCCTTCCTCGATGCCATCCAGGCACGCGAGGATCGCGAGCGGCTGATCAATCAGGCCGAGGCCTACCGCAACGAGGTGATTCCGCAGGCCCAGGGCCAGGCGGCACAGATCCTGGAGCAGGCCCAGGCCTACCAGGCGGAGGTGGTGAACCGCGCCGAAGGTGACGCCAGCCGCTTTACCCAGCTGGTGGCCGAGTACCGGCAGGCACCGGACGTCACCCGCGACCGGCTCTACCTGGACACCATGGAGCGGGTGCTCGGCAGAAGCGGCAAGGTGCTGATCGACGTCGATTCCAGCCAGCCGCTCATGTACCTGCCGCTCGACCGCATGCTCCGCTCGGGCTCGAGCGGCGGTGAGGGCTCCGGCTCCCAGGGTGAGAGCGCACGCGCTGGCGGTTCCGCCGCCGGCAACCAGAGCAGCGGCGGCAGCAGCACCAGCAACAGCCGCCTGCGGATGCGGGAGACGCGCTGA